The genomic window CCTGAAACTATCAGAGGCCTATTGATTGATTACTGTTCATCACTTCAACACAATCAAATGATTTCAAATGATTATTCTTTTCTCAATAAAATCTCATTTGCATCTGAACTGAGTCTGATTTTGCTTTAAAGTTTCACATCCTAACAGGAAATGGTTACTGAGCTTTTCAAGTGCTGAAaatataatagtaataataataataataataataataataattattattattattattattataatagtaataatatgaTGTCTTGCTAGGAACACTGAGCACTGAGCTCACAGCCATGGAGGGGTTCCTAATATTCTGATCACCTCATGGATGGAAACAGGTTTGACGTGATTTAGCCCAAGTACGACATGTTCCTGCAgcaacataataataataataataataaataaataaataaaataataatacatcagaTTTATGTAGTGGTTTTCAGGACACTCTAAGACGCtttacagtgctgaaaaataacaatgataataaaataaaaatgaaaaaggtcAACGACTGGCTCAATGAGTCTCAACTGTGTCTTAATGTTAAGAAAACAGTTTGTATGTATTTTACAAAAGCAAGCTCGACATCGGATATCAATCCTGAACTGTTTGTCGCTGGAGAACCGATCAAAGTAGTCACTgactttaaaggagctatatgtaagaaatctaaagcaaatagtcgtaaaatcctcctaatatgtcgcagagactaaggaataatgttcatataacatactgatctcaccgacaacaatagtacagccagaatattcgcatttaaaaaaaaaatttatggTCCgtaaatcatgtttatgttttgaatttgtgttttggcctgttgcgccacccaccgccgtctaccagtcacacagtcagtagagtctcagcatcagttacagttacgactgagctacagNNNNNNNNNNNNNNNNNNNNNNNNNNNNNNNNNNNNNNNNNNNNNNNNNNNNNNNNNNNNNNNNNNNNNNNNNNNNNNNNNNNNNNNNNNNNNNNNNNNNNNNNNNNNNNNNNNNNNNNNNNNNNNNNNNNNNNNNNNNNNNNNNNNNNNNNNNNNNNNNNNNNNNNNNNNNNNNNNNNNNNNNNNNNNNNNNNNNNNNNNNNNNNNNNNNNNNNNNNNNNNNNNNNNNNNNNNNNNNNNNNNNNNNNNNNNNNNNNNNNNNNNNNNNNNNNNNNNNNNNNNNNNNNNNNNNNNNNNNNNNNNNNNNNNNNNNNNNNNNNNNNNNNNNNNNNNNNNNNNNNNNNNNNNNNNNNNNNNNNNNNNNNNNNNNNNNNNNNNNNNNNNNNNNNNNNNNNNNNNNNNNNNNNNNNNNNNNNNNNNNNNNNNNNNNNNNNNNNNNNNNNNNNNNNNNNNNNNNNNNNNNNNNNNNNNNNNNNNNNNNNNNNNNNNNNNNNNNNNNNNNNNNNNNNNNNNNNNNNNNNNNNNNNNNNNNNNNNNNNNNNNNNNNNNNNNNNNNNNNNNNNNNNNNNNNNNNNNNNNNNNNNNNNNNNNNNNNNNNNNNNNNNNNNNNNNNNNNNNNNNNNNNNNNNNNNNNNNNNNNNNNNNNNNNNNNNNNNNNNNNNNNNNNNNNNNNNNNNNNNNNNNNNNNNNNNNNNNNNNNNNNNNNNNNNNNNNNNNNNNNNNNNNNNNNNNNNNNNNNNNNNttatcagctgtgagggtcataaggacagagggatgtcgtatgctgtaaagccctgtgaggcaaattgtgatttgtgatattgggctttataaataaaattgattgattgaaattgatggatggatggatggatgtatgatggatggatgaatgagggatggatgatggatggatgatggatgatagatggatggatggaaggatggatgtatgagggatggatgatggatggatgaatgagggatgatggatggatggatgatggatggatggatggatggatggatggatgatagatggatggatggaaggatggatgtatgagggatggatgatggatggatgatggatggatggatggaaggatggatgtatgatggatggatgaatgagggatggatgatggatggatggatggatggatggatgatagatggatggatggatggatggatggatggatgatgaatggatggatgatggatggatggatggttggatggatgatggatggatggatggatggatggatgatggttggatggatggatgatagatggatgtggatggatgatggttggatggatggatgatagatggatggatgatagatggatgttggatggatgatggatggatgggtgatggttggatggatggatgttggatggatgatggatggatgggtgatggttggatggatggatggatggatggatggatggatggatggatgatagttggatggatggatggttggatggatggatgatagatGGATattggatggatgatggatggatgggtgatggttggatggatggatgtggatggatgatggatggatgggtgatggttggatggatggatggatggatggatggatgatggatggatgggtgatggttggatggatggatgatagttggatggatggatggatgatagatggatggatggatgatagatggatgatggttggatggatgatggatggatggttggatggatgatggatggatggatggatggatggatggatggatggatggatggatgatagatggatggatggatggatgatagatggatgatggttggatggatgatagatggatgatggatggatggttggatggatgatggatgtgTCTCTGGTGTCTTTGTCACAAGAGGCTGCTCTCCCTGCCACAtgtccctccctttcttctttcACCCCAGTTGATGCTACTCTGATCACTGAGCTAGTTACCAAAGCCAAGGCCTCCACCTGCTCCCTTGACCCCATGCCCACTGCTCTGGTCAAGGCCTGCCTACCTTCTGTCTGCTCATGCATTGTGGACATTGTCAATGCATCCCTTCAATCTGGTTATGTTCCAATCAGTCTTAAAACTGCCTCTGTCACTCCCATCCTTAAAAAGGTGGGTTTGGACCCTGTTGACCTCAGCAACTATCAGCCGATCTCCAACCTCCCTTTTATCAgcaagatccttgagaaagcaGTTGCTGCCCAGCTCCATCATCACCTGTCCAACAATGACATCTACGAAACCTTTCAATCTGCCTACAGGGTTCACAACAGCACAGAGACCACCCTGGTTAACATCACAAATGACCTCTTGATGGCTGCTGACTCTGGTTGCATCAGTATCCTGGTTCTGCTGGACCTGACCGCAGCTTTCGATACTGTTTCCCACTCCATCCTTCTCAACCGCCTTTCTACCCACCTTGGTCTCACCGGTTCTGCTCTGTCCTGGTTTTATTCTTACCTATCCAATAGGAAACAGTTTGTCACCTTCAATGGATCCAGCTCTCACCCTGCCCCAGTTAACCAGGGTGTGCCGCAAGGTTCCATCCTTGGCCCCCTCCTTTTCACCATATACATGCTCCCGCTAGGCCAGATCATCCGCCGCCATGGGTTGGATTTCCATTGCTATGCTGACGACACTCAGCTCTATCTCAGCACATCACCTTCCACCCAGTTCCCTCCACAGTCCCTCATTGATTGCcttcatgaaataaaaatctggATGACCACCAACCTGCTCAAACTCAACAGCCAGAAAACTGAACTCCTTGTTGTTCCTCCCAAGACTCTGCTCCGTGGGGCTGGAGATCTTGTCCTCACTGTTGATGGCTCCTCAATGTCGCCGTCCTCTGAGGTTCGCAACCTGGGTGTCACCTTGGACTCCACTCTTTCTTAcgacacacacatcacatccgTCACCAAATCAGCTTTTTTCCACCTCAGGAACATCTCCAGACTCCGACCTTCACTCCCCGACTTGCTGAGACTCTAATACACGCCTTCATCACCTCACGTCTGAATTATTGTAATGCCGTTCTTTACAGGGTCACCAATAAAACTCTTGGCAGACTCCAACATGTTCAAAACTCAGCTGCCAGGGTTCTCACTCGCACTAAACCTTGGCAGCACATCACCCCCACTCTCAAAcaactgcactggcttcctgttaacTTCCGGATCACCTTCAAACTTCTCCTGCTCACCTACAAATCTCTGCACACCCTTGCCCCTCAGTATTTAACAGACCTCCTTCATGTTCACCACCCGTCCCGGAACCTGCGATCTGCGGACTTGGGCCTCCTTTCAATTCCTCGTACTAGAAGGCAAACCTTTGGGAGCAGGGCCTTNNNNNNNNNNNNNNNNNNNNNNNNNNNNNNNNNNNNNNNNNNNNNNNNNNNNNNNNNNNNNNNNNNNNNNNNNNNNNNNNNNNNNNNNNNNNNNNNNNNNNNNNNNNNNNNNNNNNNNNNNNNNNNNNNNNNNNNNNNNNNNNNNNNNNNNNNNNNNNNNNNNNNNNNNNNNNNNNNNNNNNNNNNNNNNNNNNNNNNNNNNNNNNNNNNNNNNNNNNNNNNNNNNNNNNNNNNNNNNNNNNNNNNNNNNNNNNNNNNNNNNNNNNNNNNNNNNNNNNNNNNNNNNNNNNNNNNNNNNNNNNNNNNNNNNNNNNNNNNNNNNNNNNNNNNNNNNNNNNNNNNNNNNNNNNNNNNNNNNNNNNNNNNNNNNNNNNNNNNNNNNNNNNNNNNNNNNNNNNNNNNNNNNNNNNNNNNNNNNNNNNNNNNNNNNNNNNNNNNNNNNNNNNNNNNNNNNNNNNNNNNNNNNNNNNNNNNNNNNNNNNNNNNNNNNNNNNNNNNNNNNNNNNNNNNNNNNNNNNNNNNNNNNNNNNNNNNNNNNNNNNNNNNNNNNNNNNNNNNNNNNNNNNNNNNNNNNNNNNNNNNNNNNNNNNNNNNNNNNNNNNNNNNNNNNNNNNNNNNNNNNNNNNNNNNNNNNNNNNNNNNNNNNNNNNNNNNNNNNNNNNNNNNNNNNNNNNNNNNNNNNNNNNNNNNNNNNNNNNNNNNNNNNNNNNNNNNNNNNNNNNNNNNNNNNNNNNNNNNNNNNNNNNNNNNNNNNNNNNNNNNNNNNNNNNNNNNNNNNNNNNNNNNNNNNNNNNNNNNNNNNNNNNNNNNNNNNNNNNNNNNNNNNNNNNNNNNNNNNNNNNNNNNNNNNNNNNNNNNNNNNNNNNNNNNNNNNNNNNNNNNNNNNNNNNNNNNNNNNNNNNNNNNNNNNNNNNNNNNNNNNNNNNNNNNNNNNNNNNNNNNNNNNNNNNNNNNNNNNNNNNNNNNNNNNNNNNNNNNNNNNNNNNNNNNNNNNNNNNNNNNNNNNNNNNNNNNNNNNNNNNNNNNNNNNNNNNNNNNNNNNNNNNNNNNNNNNNNNNNNNNNNNNNNNNNNNNNNNNNNNNNNNNNNNNNNNNNNNNNNNNNNNNNNNNNNNNNNNNNNNNNNNNNNNNNgatagatagatagatagatagatagatagatagatagatagatagatagatggatggataaatggatggatggatggttgaatggatgatggatggatggatggatggatggatgaatggatagatagatggatggatggatagatggatgatggatggatggatggatggatagatggttaaatggatggatggatgggtggatggatggttaaatggatggatggatggatagatacatggatggatggatggatagatggttaaatggatggatggatgatggatggatggatgaatggatagatagatggatggatggttaaaTGGATGGattatggatggatggatgatagatagatagatagatagatagatagatagatagatagatagatagatagatggatggataaatggatggatggatgatggatggttgaatggatgatggatggattatggatggatggatggatggatggatggatgaatggatagatagatggatggatggatagatggatgatggatggatggatggatggatagatggttaaatggatggatggatgatggatggatggatgaatggatagatagatggacGGATGgttaaatggatggatggatggatggatggatgaatggatagatagatagatagatggatggatggttaaatggatggatggatgatggatggatgaatggatgatggatggattatGGATGGAttatggatgaatggatggatggttaaatggatggatggatgatggatgaatggatagatagatggatggatggttaaatggatggatggatggatggttaaatggatggatggatggattatggatggatggttaaatggatggatggatgatggatggatggatggatggttggatggtggatggatggatggatggttaaatggatggatggatgatggatagatggatggatggatagatagatggatggatggatgatgttaaatggatggatggatgatggatggatggatggatggatgatggatggatggatggatggatggatggatgatggatggatggatggatgatggatggatggatggatgatggatggatggtgtaGTCCAGTAGAGCTGATGATGGAGGTCTGAGGACACATGAAACTACAACACACAACAAGGAgcctccatcttcttcttctgtttattaacaaacatcaacacagctgatgacatcacaatctACAAtgcaaacagccaatcagctgctgccatcacatcagtgtgtgtgtgtgtgtgtgtgtcagagtgtgtaTCTGCTGTCTCCAGTGTGTGTTCCAGGTGTGTATTTCACTCAGTTGTCTTCGTTTGTCGTCGTCTGAACGAGACAACTCCGACCTGACCATCTGCTCGAaccgctgacacacacacacaaacgcgcacacacacacagacacacacacaaacacacacgttaATCACGTTAGCttacattatgtgtgtgtgtgtgtgtgtgcgcgtgtgtgtgtaccttcACAGCAGCGTCTCTCTGCTCGATGACAGCCAGATGTCCCAGGGTGCACCTGGTCGTGGTGATGGATGATGTCGTTGCCATGGTAACACTGGATGGCAACAGGTACGGGATACCAGGCCAGGTCctgacccacacacacacacacacacacacacacacacacacacacacacacatatacgctCTGATACTGTGAAGCAACTGgaggcttttactgtgaaggagctttgttgtgatgatgtcacagctgtGACGTCAGATGTTACCTGCTGACTGTGTAGGGTTTCCGTCCTGTTTCAGCTCCCGTCTCAATGGTAACAGCGGTGTCTTGGTGCTTGTGTGCCTCCGTTTCTatggaaacacaaacaggaaacaactgAATGACTTGAAGTGAAAGCTCAGAACCTGAATGTTACCTGAATGTTTTCTGAATGTTACCTGAATTCtcctcagattgaggaggagcaatgtggttttcgtcccagacgcggaaccgtggaccagctctttaccctcgccagggtgctggagggggcatgggagttcgcccaaccagtccacatgtgttttgtagATTTGGAGAGGGCTTACGActgtgtccccaggggcatcctgtggggggtgctccgggagtatggggttggtggccctctgctaagggccatccagtccctgtaccgaaggagcatgagtctggttcgcgtggctggcagtaagtcggacctgttcccggtgagggttggactctgccagggctgccctttgtcaccggttctgttcataactttcatggacagaatttctaggcgcagccgagtggtggagggtgtcaggttcggtgatgggaggatctcgtccctgctttttgcggatgacgtggtcctcctagctccatcgaacagtgacctccagctctcgctggggcggttcgcagccgagtgtgaagcggctgggatgagaatcagcacctccaagtctgaggccatggtcctcagccggaaaagggtggattgcccactccaggtcgggggggaggtcctgcctcaggtggaggagtttaagtatcttggGATCTTGTttacgagtgagggtaggatggagattgacaggcggattggggcggtgtcagcagtgatgcaggtgcttaACCGGTCCTTTGTGgcgaagagggagcttagccagaaagcaaagctctcgatttaccggtcgatctacgtttcaaccctcacctatggtcacgagctctgggtagtgaccgaaagaatgagatcgcgagtacaagcggccgaaatgagtttcctccgcagggtggctgggctcagccttagagatagggtgaggagctcggacatccgggagggactcggagtagagccgctgctcctccacatcgagaggagccagttgaggtggttccttacatctggtaaggatgccttccggacgcctcccttgggaggtgtttcgggcatgtccaaccgggaggagacccaggacacgctggagggactacatcacccggctggcctgggaatgcgtcggggttcccgcggaagagctgacggaagtggctggggagaggactgtctcggcttctctgctgaggctgctgcccctgcgacccggacccggataagcggaggacgacgagtacgagtatgAGTACGAGTACCTGAATGTTTTCTGAATGTTACCTGAATGTTTTCTGAATGTTACCTGAATGTTTTCTGAATGTTACCTGAATGTTTCCTGAATgttatttgaatgttttctgaATGTTACCTTGTAGATTTCTGAATGTTTCCTAAACGTTACCTGAatgttttctgaatgttttctgaatattatttgaatgttttctgaATGTTACCTGAATGTTTTCTGAATGTTACCTGAATGTTTCCTGAATattatttgaatgttttctgaATGTTACCTTAAAGATTTCTGAATGTTTCCTGAACATTACCTTCAGGTGTGACCAGGAGGTCGAGCTGAGAGAGCAGCTGCTCTGTGAGAGACGCCAATGATGTGACAAACTCCTCCCCTCTGGCTCGcacacacacctggacacacaaacacacctgttaCTGACTCCCTGCTGCAGGTCTGACAGGTACTGATGTGAACAGGTGTCTCACAGACTCCGCCCCCTCCTACCTGTAGTTCCTGGTGTGTGCTGCAGACGgcactgtgcagctgctgctgtcttAACTCCTCTCTGCTGTTCAGACTCTGAAACTCGTCATTTCTGAGAGACACTCTCAGCTGACGGATATTCACATGCTGAGGATGGACAGGTGAGGAtagacaggtgaggacagacagGTGAAGACAAACAGGTAAAGACAGACAGGTGACAATGTCTTCAGGTGAGACCTTCTGCTCCTCGCTGGACGCCAGCATCtcctccatcttcagtctgactcTGCCCACCTCCTCTGTAAGCCCCGCCCCCTGCTGTCGCTCATGGTTACTGATCAAAACTGCAGGTAAAGAGTGAAGCAGCTCCTCGAACATGGACAGCTGAGTCTCCAACTCTGAGACCaacagacaggtagagacagacagacaggttgagacaggtagagacagacagacaggtagagacaggtagagacagacagacagacaggttaagataacatgtcagtgtgtgtcttgtCCTGGTGGTTGCAGTGATCAGTGGGGGTCGCCTCCACATACTTGTTTCCTAGCATGATGAAGCCATGACCCGCCCCACTCTCCCCCCGATTGGCTGACCAATCCAACCAATCAGGGGGAGAGTGGGGCGGGTCATTCCTTCGCCATCCTAGGAACATGGAAAGTTGTGTCTCCTACCCTCTCTGCTTGTGCTCAGAAACTTCCTGGTCTGTTCCTGGAATCCCAGCAGCCTCTGCTGCATGCTgtcagcccattggtccaaACTGTCAGGAACCAGGAAGAACTTGCTGAGACCACAACGATCGCAGCGGTAGAAgtcctgacagacagacagacagacagacagacagacaatttCATGAAAGCTGAAATGAATCCATGTCCCTGTCAAGATGCTCCACAGACAGTGTGTCTCTGTTACCTTGGCAACCTGCAGGAGGACATCACTGGCTTTCCACAACACAGAGTTCAGGGTGGAGCTGAGGGagctgagacacaaacacataggTGATCGGAAGGTGATCAATATATTGACTGTCAGGTGATTGACAGGTGATCAGCAGGTGACTGAGAGGTGGGACTCACTGTGGGTTCTTCTCTGGTTCTGCTCCAAAGACCTGGAACCTCCTGTTAGACCTGGCTGACCTGCAGCTCCtcttcacactgacacacaggtTAAAGACATTGACTATAAGCCCAGAGTTCTGACTGACAGGCTgctttacctgtgtgtgtgtgtgtgtgtgtgtatgcgtacCTCAGTGTGTTGACAGactctgtccctctctgttgGACATGTGGGACAGTTGGACTCTGACCTGTGGACACACAGActtctgtcagtctgtcagattAATCAGGTCCAAGGTTTTATATTTAGAcatgtttttaatgagagtCTGACTCCATCTGATCATCTGCTGATCCTGGTCCCATCTGATACACCTGTTCCACTGTCATGGgctggttagcattgttgcctcaaagtaagagggttcctggtttgaaccctgaGGTGGGGGagctcttctgtgtggagtttgcatgttctccctgcgttagcgtgggtttcctccaggtgctcccacATGATCTCCCTGCGttagcgtgggtttcctccaggtgctcccacATGTTCTCCCTGCGTTAGCGTCCCTGCGttagcgtgggtttcctccaggtgctcccacATGTTCTCCCTGCGTTAGCGTGGGTTTCTTCCAGGTGCTCCCACATGATCNNNNNNNNNNNNNNNNNNNNNNNNNNNNNNNNNNNNNNNNNNNNNNNNNNNNNNNNNNNNNNNNNNNNNNNNNNNNNNNNNNNNNNNNNNNNNNNNNNNNNNNNNNNNNNNNNNNNNNNNNNNNNNNNNNNNNNNNNNNNNNNNNNNNNNNNNNNNNNNNNNNNNNNNNNNNNNNNNNNNNNNNNNNNNNNNNNNNNNNNNNNNNNNNNNNNNNNNNNNNNNNNNNNNNNNNNNNNNNNNNNNNNNNNNNNNNNNNNNNNNNNNNNNNNNNNNNNNNNNNNNNNNNNNNNNNNNNNNNNNNNNNNNNNNNNNNNNNNNNNNNNNNNNNNNNNNNNNNNNNNNNNNNNNNNNNNNNNNNNNNNNNNNNNNNNNNNNNNNNNNNNNNNNNNNNNNNNNNNNNNNNNNNNNNNNNNNNNNNNNNNNNNNNNNNNNNNNNNNNNNNNNNNNNNNNNNNNNNNNNNNNNNNNNNNNNNNNNNNNNNNNNNNNNNNNNNNNNNNNNATTCATCGATATAAATGTTGAAGAGGGTgggactctctctctctctctgtctctctctctctctctgtctctctctgtctgtctctctgtctgtctctctctctctctgtctctctctctctctctctctgtctctctctctctctcNggactctctctctctctctgtctctctctctctctctgtctctctctgtctgtctctctgtctgtctctctctctctctgtctctctctctctctctctctgtctctctctctctctctctctctctctctctctctggtgtgCAGGAGTCTGACTGCAGCTGCTATTAATCTTCAATCTTCTCCAGGCTCTAAAACCAGGCTCCGACTTCAGCACGCTGCCAGATCGTAGACTCTGCTAACCAGTCAGTCACGTTCAAGCCACTTTGTTACTCCTTCACTATTGACTCACTTGTTACTACCACAGCATTCTCCTGGTTTGACTCCTGTCTCCTGCTCCACTCCTTCTCCACCTGTCAACCATCTGGAATCACGTCAGCTGTCCCCTACACTGAAGCACCTGCTCACCTGAGAAACCACCAGGATCTCATCTACTCCGTTCACCACTCTTGAACCTCTCGGCCAACTCCCCTGCTCCACTTCCCTACCTCAGACTTTTGACTCCCAGTACTCCCCCAGTCAAATATTTACTAATAAATCACTGACTCCTGCTCCCAGTCTGAATCTCTGCCTGCAATTTGGTTCACTAGACTAGTTCCTTAACGTATATATATCTCTCAAGCCTTTGTGCTCCCCAGTCCCACAGGTGGTATGGCAGCTCctcctggacagcgtgacgtgtgtggttgtgctgctgccgtggtcctgccagatgcctcctgctgctgctNNNNNNNNNNNNNNNNNNNNNNNNNNNNNNNNNNNNNNNNNNNNNNNNNNNNNNNNNNNNNNNNNNNNNNNNNNNNNNNNNNNNNNNNNNNNNNNNNNNNNNNNNNNNNNNNNNNNNNNNNNNNtgatctgttctgtacgacatctattgcacgtctgtccgtcctggaagagggatccctcctcagttgctcttcctgagctttctaccgttttttcctgatcagctgtgagggtcataaggacagagggctgtcgtatgctgtaaagccctgtgaggcaaattgtgatttgtgatattgggctttataaataaaattgaattgaatattaaGTACTGTTAACATCCTGTATCCATCACACTGGTACCTGCTCCTCTGTTATATTCATGATTTATATGAAGACTAAACATCCAGTGACCAAACACACCTGAACTGTTACAGTGGAAACACTGGAGTtctgagggacagacagagacagacagacagaccgagagagagagggacggacagacagacagatggacagacagacaggtacctGTGCCTTGATTTGAACTCgtgtgctgctgctgatctTCTGGATCTCCTCCGTGAACTCCAGCTCAGACCTGAGCAGGgacagtttctcctccatccgTCTAGATGCCTCCTTCACCTGTAGGAGGAGGGACAGGTCAGTTTGAGGGCGAAGCTCTGAGTCTGTAATCAGTTTGAGTCTCTGTTAAAGATCAGACCTGCTGTAAACTCTGAGACTCAAACAGCTCCAGCTCAGAGAAGATGGACTCCTCTGTCACCCTCATCTGTCTGGTCTCCTCCTTCAGCCTCCTCTGGAACTGCTTCACCTCCTGAGGAGCAAAGTCTCCTCCTTCACTGAACAGCCTGAGGGAGGACAGATGTCAGGTGACTCTTTCAGGTGACCCCTGCAGGTGACTCCTGCAGGTGACCCCTGCAGGTGACTCCTGCAGGTGACTCCTGCAGGTGACTCCTGTCAGGTGAGTCCTGCAGGTGTTCCAGCTGTTACCTGAAGGAGGTGAGGAGGTGTGTCGTTTTGTTTCTGACCTCCTGCAGTCTGAGCTGGACGCTCCATGTGAAGTACGTCTGA from Epinephelus moara isolate mb chromosome 8, YSFRI_EMoa_1.0, whole genome shotgun sequence includes these protein-coding regions:
- the LOC126394673 gene encoding coiled-coil domain-containing protein 180-like, with the protein product MQQRLLGFQEQTRKFLSTSREELETQLSMFEELLHSLPAVLISNHERQQGAGLTEEVGRVRLKMEEMLASSEEQKHVNIRQLRVSLRNDEFQSLNSREELRQQQLHSAVCSTHQELQVCVRARGEEFVTSLASLTEQLLSQLDLLVTPEETEAHKHQDTAVTIETGAETGRKPYTVSRTWPGIPYLLPSSVTMATTSSITTTRCTLGHLAVIEQRDAAVKRFEQMVRSELSRSDDDKRRQLSEIHTWNTHWRQQIHTLTHTHTHTLM